Proteins from one Emys orbicularis isolate rEmyOrb1 chromosome 2, rEmyOrb1.hap1, whole genome shotgun sequence genomic window:
- the HRH4 gene encoding histamine H4 receptor, giving the protein MGNMYDKCAEERNMTSITSDLDSKFTLVVMVFLGILMGLIALITVLGNGLVILAFLVNKDLRHRSNYLFLNLAISDFLVGAFCIPLYIPYILRGKWMFGRLLCKLWLVVDYLMCTASAFSIVLISYDRFLSVTKAVTYRIQQGTMSTTIVKMVAVWVFAFLIYGPAILIWEHVVGKSIVPDGECHAEFYYNWYFLLCASTFEFFTPCISVAYFNMHIYRDIQKRKRNRLQSTVSIRKQVSVPPTGNSVLMADHCSLKEEVSSPDSETEESLSTTSRTQVQSQVTDSSHQSRGYSIAPDNEQSVALRQKTRSKLNRDKKIAKSLAIIVCVFAICWAPYSLLMIIHGACCGECVNKFLYDITFWLLWLNSSVNPFLYPLCHVRFRKAFMKILCPKRFVI; this is encoded by the exons ATGGGCAATATGTATGACAAATGTGCTGAAGAGCGAAACATGACTTCAATCACATCGGACTTGGATTCAAAATTTACATTGGTTGTAATGGTATTTCTGGGAATTCTTATGGGTTTGATAGCTCTTATTACAGTGCTTGGAAATGGCTTGGTCATCCTGGCTTTTTTGGTGAACAAAGATCTTCGGCATCGGAGTAATTATTTATTTCTTAATCTTGCTATTTCAGACTTTTTAGTGG GTGCATTCTGTATCCCCCTGTATATCCCTTACATCCTGAGAGGCAAGTGGATGTTTGGAAGACTTCTTTGCAAACTCTGGCTAGTTGTAGACTATCTTATGTGCACAGCTTCAGCCTTTAGCATCGTCCTTATCAGCTATGATCGGTTCCTGTCAGTTACTAAAGCT GTGACATATAGGATTCAACAGGGAACGATGTCAACGACTATTGTTAAGATGGTGGCAGTCTGGGTCTTTGCATTCTTAATCTATGGCCCTGCAATCCTCATTTGGGAACATGTGGTCGGCAAGAGCATCGTACCCGATGGAGAATGCCATGCTGAATTCTACTACAACTGGTACTTTCTCCTGTGTGCCTCAACCTTTGAGTTCTTCACACCTTGTATCTCTGTGGCCTATTTCAACATGCACATCTACCGGGATATACAAAAACGCAAGAGAAACAGGCTCCAGAGCACAGTCAGCATCCGCAAACAGGTGTCTGTACCTCCAACAGGAAACAGTGTCTTGATGGCTGACCATTGCTCTTTGAAGGAAGAAGTTTCTTCTCCTGATTCAGAAACAGAGGAGAGTCTTTCTACTACTTCCAGGACACAGGTGCAGTCACAGGTGACTGACAGTTCACATCAGTCCAGAGGCTATTCCATAGCCCCTGACAATGAGCAGTCAGTAGCCCTCAGACAGAAGACCAGGTCAAAATTGAACAGGGACAAAAAAATTGCTAAGTCACTTGCCATAATTGTCTGTGTCTTTGCCATTTGCTGGGCACCATATTCATTACTTATGATAATTCACGGAGCCTGCTGTGGAGAGTGTGTCAACAAATTCTTGTATGATATAACATTTTGGCTTTTGTGGCTTAATTCCTCTGTAAATCCTTTCCTCTACCCTCTCTGCCATGTTAGGTTTCGGAAGGCTTTCATGAAAATATTGTGCCCAAAAAGGTTTGTGATATAG